Proteins encoded within one genomic window of Thermus albus:
- the rpmF gene encoding 50S ribosomal protein L32 — protein MAKHPVPKKKTSKARRDARRSHHALTPPTLVPCPECKAPKPPHTVCPECGYYDGRKVLEV, from the coding sequence ATGGCCAAGCACCCTGTACCCAAGAAGAAGACCTCTAAGGCACGGCGCGATGCCCGTAGGAGCCACCACGCCCTGACCCCCCCGACCCTGGTACCCTGCCCCGAGTGCAAGGCGCCCAAACCCCCCCACACCGTCTGCCCGGAGTGCGGCTACTACGACGGGCGCAAGGTCCTGGAAGTCTAG
- a CDS encoding YceD family protein, whose amino-acid sequence MEYREVASINLARLLREGGTVRATGVVQEAFWVGEERFPLEGEATWKVAVSAVGGDEYWLSGEVEGVALMECRRCLKPTPTPIHAHFQHLLRYQQGLGEVVFHEEAEEEYYTFGEPDLDLLPFLTEAFVTEMPYTVLCQEGCKGLCPVCGADRNLVDCGHEPEVHHPFLGLKDLLPEL is encoded by the coding sequence ATGGAATACCGCGAGGTGGCAAGCATCAATCTGGCCCGCCTCTTGCGAGAAGGAGGAACGGTTCGCGCCACAGGGGTGGTGCAGGAAGCCTTTTGGGTAGGTGAGGAGCGCTTCCCCTTGGAAGGCGAGGCCACCTGGAAGGTGGCGGTTTCCGCCGTGGGCGGGGACGAGTACTGGCTTTCGGGTGAGGTGGAGGGCGTGGCCCTCATGGAGTGCCGCCGCTGCCTCAAGCCCACCCCTACCCCCATCCACGCCCACTTCCAGCACCTTTTGCGCTACCAGCAGGGCCTGGGCGAGGTGGTCTTCCACGAGGAGGCGGAGGAGGAGTACTACACCTTTGGCGAGCCCGACTTGGACCTTCTTCCCTTCCTCACCGAGGCCTTCGTCACCGAAATGCCCTACACCGTCTTGTGCCAGGAGGGGTGCAAGGGCCTCTGCCCCGTGTGCGGGGCAGACCGCAACCTGGTGGACTGCGGCCACGAGCCGGAGGTCCACCACCCCTTCTTGGGCCTTAAGGACCTCCTTCCCGAACTCTAG
- the rocF gene encoding arginase translates to MPPMERVAIVGVPMDLGAGRRGVDMGPSALRYARLAEELEALGLLVEDLGDIRVPVAETLRRRGNRSERENYLEEIRQAALELKERLRSLPEGVFPIVMGGDHSLSMGSVSGVAREPLGVVWVDAHADFNTPETSPSGNIHGMPLAVLCGLGHPRLTEAFQAVDPKRVVLVGVRSLDPGEKRLLKEMGVTVYTMHEVDRLGVARIAEEVLERLAGLPLHVSLDADVLDPTLAPGVGTPVPGGLSYREAHLLMEILAHSGRVRSLDLVEVNPILDERNRTAEMMVGLALSLLGKRIL, encoded by the coding sequence ATGCCCCCCATGGAGCGGGTAGCCATCGTGGGTGTGCCCATGGACCTAGGGGCTGGGCGGCGCGGGGTGGACATGGGACCTTCGGCCCTGCGCTATGCCCGGCTTGCCGAGGAGCTCGAGGCCCTGGGGCTCCTGGTGGAGGATCTCGGGGATATCCGGGTTCCCGTGGCGGAGACCCTTAGGAGAAGGGGGAACCGTTCAGAGAGGGAGAACTATTTGGAAGAAATCCGCCAGGCAGCCCTGGAGCTCAAGGAAAGGCTGCGCTCCTTGCCGGAGGGGGTGTTCCCCATCGTGATGGGGGGGGACCATTCCTTGAGCATGGGGTCGGTGAGCGGGGTGGCCCGGGAGCCCCTGGGGGTAGTCTGGGTGGATGCCCACGCGGACTTCAACACCCCGGAAACCAGCCCCAGCGGCAACATCCACGGCATGCCCCTGGCGGTGCTCTGCGGCCTGGGGCATCCCCGCCTGACCGAGGCCTTCCAGGCGGTGGACCCCAAGCGGGTGGTCCTGGTGGGGGTAAGGAGCCTAGACCCCGGGGAGAAGCGTCTCCTTAAGGAAATGGGGGTTACCGTGTACACCATGCACGAGGTGGACCGCCTAGGGGTGGCCCGCATCGCCGAGGAGGTTTTGGAAAGGCTTGCTGGCCTTCCCCTTCACGTGTCCCTGGACGCCGACGTCCTGGACCCCACCCTGGCCCCCGGGGTGGGGACCCCGGTCCCGGGGGGGCTTTCCTACCGGGAGGCGCACCTGCTCATGGAAATCCTAGCCCATTCGGGCCGGGTGCGAAGCCTGGACCTGGTGGAGGTGAACCCCATTTTGGACGAGCGCAACCGCACGGCGGAGATGATGGTGGGCCTGGCCCTGAGCCTTTTAGGGAAACGTATCCTTTAG